In Mucilaginibacter sp. KACC 22063, the genomic stretch TTTGCTGGATCAACGGTAGTTGCTGTAGTGCCCGGGTTATCGTGCCCGCCAGCTCGCCGGCAAATAACCTGGCTTCCGTCTCATTTTCCCCGCTCTGACCAGCATCCGCCAACTGCACCAGCGGGTCGTCCTGTTGATCATCAAAGAAGGTTTCCAGTAGGACCGGGCGCTTCTTTTCCAGCTGATGCAAACAGGTATGATAAGCGATCTGCCCGATCCAGGTGCTCAGTTTCGACTGAAACCTGAAATTCGGCAAGCTGCTGTAGGCTTTTAAGTAAACTTCCTGGGCAATGTCTTTCCGGTCTTCAGCTACCGGGATCATTTTGAATACCAGTTGCGTAACCAGTTTCTCGGTATGTTTGATCAATAAGTGAAACGCATACCTGTCCCCGCCCAGTATCTTTTTTACCAGTTGCTCCTCTGCATATGGAAATTCATATTTCGTGCTCAATATTTTATTAGACCGCTTAGGTAGCGGACGGTTGCAATTATTTTTAACAATGCAATGTCTTTTCGCTAAATTCTGTGACAAATGTCAATGTCATTTGACTTCTTTTTAAGCGTGCATCGCTTGTTATTTTTGTTCCGGTACCTGACAAACAGGACCGTAAATAAAAACATACACATAAAAAGATATGAAAGCGCAAAAAAATAATGCTACGCCAATTTATTTCCAGGATACGAGCCTTGCCAAATGGATAAGAGACCGAGAAGTTTCCCCTGTTGAGATCATGAAAGCGGATCTGGACCGAATCCAATTACGCTGTTGTCACGATTGCAGGCAGCGCCATGGACCAGGCTAAAAAAGCGAAGGCCGCTGTTATGCCCGGCTATGCCTTAAGACCGTTACACTTTCCTGGTCGGTGATCCACTAATTTTCTACACCGAAGCGAAGGGTATGGTCCGTTCCATCAGGACGAAATCTGTAAAGCCTGAAACAGCCACTTGTAATTAAACAATTGCTTTGCCAAACTTCACCTTCGTGGAGTATGGATTGTCATTTGCGTATTTTTTTCGCTACTGGCCGCCGGGACCAGCCGGAGTTCTTCAGCTGAGAACGCACACCACTGACTTAAGTAGT encodes the following:
- a CDS encoding RNA polymerase sigma factor, translating into MSTKYEFPYAEEQLVKKILGGDRYAFHLLIKHTEKLVTQLVFKMIPVAEDRKDIAQEVYLKAYSSLPNFRFQSKLSTWIGQIAYHTCLHQLEKKRPVLLETFFDDQQDDPLVQLADAGQSGENETEARLFAGELAGTITRALQQLPLIQQTIIGLYYQEELNLDEISVITCLPGGTLKSHLFRARQQLKQILLKQKQLGEL